The nucleotide window CAGCGCCTCCGCGACGGAGACGGTCTCTCTGGCGCGGGCGACGTTGTCACGGGCGCTGGCCTCCACGCTGGAGACGTTCGCACGCGAGGTGCCCAGCCGGTCGGCGATGGTAGACTGCCGGAGCCCCCGCTCGCGCAGCGCCAACACCTCTGCCTGGCGACGCGTCAACACGTTCGCGGCGGCGTCGAAGCCGGCACGCTCCAACAGCTCGTCTGCGTCTGGCACCTCACCGCCCCGTTCGTCGTCGGTCACGGTCGCCAGTGGGAGACACGGAGACAAAAAGCGTCCGTCGTCGGGAGAGCCCGCCGGCGGGCGACGGAGCCTGGACTGTCCGACCGCGGCGCCGGACCCCGAGCGGGGTCACGCGCCCCAGAAGTTCTCCCGAGAGCCGAGCCGGTCGTCGTCGTCGCCCCGCCCACGATCTCGGTCGTCGTCGCCGTCACCGTCGTCGGTCGACGCCGTCGGCTCGTCGTCCGCCTCCGGATCGTGCTCCGCCACGACCTCCTTGGCGCGGGCGTGGTTCTGTTTCACCCGGTCGATCCGGACGGTGACACGGGCCGGCGGGAGCACGCCGTCGACGAGGACGATGAACCCGTCGTCCGTCTTGCCGACGCCGGCACCGCTCTCGTGGATGTCGTCTACGTCGAGGGTCACTTCCTCGCCGGGCTTGAGTGGCTGTGACTTCAGGTCGGAGATGGGCATGTCGTAGCTGGCACACCACTCGGCGCCGCCGCGGTCGCCGTAGTGTGAACACCCCATTCCCTGGATACGCTCGGAGTACCGGGGGCACTCGTCTGCGAGTGGACAGTCCGCCATACCCTACCGTCTCGCGGGAAGCGATTAATCCTTTGCGTCCGACCGCCCGCTGCGGCGACCGCCACCGTGGCACACTGACGAACGAGTCCCGAACTCCTGTCTGCGACGAACTCCTGCGGATACGCGAACCGGAGACGGGAACGAAGTGATTTGAAGCCACGAACACGACGAGTCGAAACGATGGGCGAACCGATCGAGACGAGACCGCTCGACCTGGCGTACGGAGTCGCCGTCTCTGTGGCCGTGTACGCAGACCTGTGGCAGTACGGGACGCCGAGCTACGACCCTCTCACCGGTGGAGTGTACGCGCTCTCCGGTGTCGTAGCCGGGGTCGCCGTCGGGGCGTACCGAGACACCCTCTCTCCGAGAGTGGAACTGATCCTCCTCGGGTCGTTTACAGTCACGGCCCTCCCGTTACTCCACGCCACCTCGTCGGCCGAACTCGGCTTGGCCGTCGTCACTGGGACGTGGACCGCAGTCTTATCTTTCGACCCACGGGTCCTCGGGTAGATCGCCGTCCGGCGCACAGACAGCAGAAACGATATACCGGTCGCTCACGGCGTAGCAGACATGGGACTCGTCGACGACGTGATCGACCTCCTCACCGCCGATCTGTCGCTGACACTGATCCTCGCCGGGTTGTTGCTGTTGGTGTTCGGCGGTTACTTCTTCCTCCGTCGACTGTTCGTGAAGTCCGTCCAAGGCTACCGCGACGGGAAGGGTGGGAGGTAACACGCCGCAGTAGACACGCACTTGTGCCCGGGCGACGAGCGTCGGGTATGGTATCCGCGGAGACGCTGGGACTGTTCGTGATCGCCAGCGTCGCGTCGTTGTTCATGGCCTGGGCCATCGGCGCCGGCTCCTCCGGCTCTACCCCGTTCGCGCCCGCGGTCGGGGCCAACGCAATCGGCGTGATGCGGGCCGGGCTCGTCGTCGGCTTCCTCGGGTTCCTCGGGGCGGTGCTCCAGGGGGCGAACGTCACGGAGGCGGTCGGCACCTCGCTGATCGACGGCGTGACGATCACGGCGACGGCGGCCATCGTCGGGCTGTTGACGGCGGCGATCCTGGTCGCCGTCGGCGTGTTCGCCGGCTACCCCATCGCCACCGCGTTCACCGTCACCGGCGCGGTCGTCGGGGTCGGACTCGCCTTGGGCGGTGCCCCCGCCTGGTCGAAGTACACGGAGATCGCCACGCTGTGGGTGACGGTGCCGTTCGTCGGCGGCTTCGCGGCCTACGCCACCGCCCGGGTGCTCCGCTCGGATCGAGTCCCAGAGACCGTTGCCGTCCCTCTGCTCGGTGCGCTCGTCGGCGCGATTCTGGCGAACGTCGGCTTCACTCCCATCGGCCCGCCGGGTGAGCAGGCGTCCGTCGCAGCCGTCCTCGGGTCCGTGATCGGCGGCGGCGTCGGCAGTCTCCTGGTGACGCTCGTCTCCGCCGCGCTGGCCGGCGGACTACTCCGAGTCGACCTGGCCCGCGACGAGACCGGCGGCCAGCGCCGATTTCTGTTGGCGCTCGGCGGGCTCGTCGCCTTCTCCGCGGGCGGTTCGCAGGTCGGACTCGCGATCGGCCCGCTCGTCCCGTTGCTGGGCGACGGGATCGACCTCCCGGTGATCGCACTCCTGGCCGGCGGCGGCTTCGGGCTGCTCGCCGGCTCCTGGACCGGCGCGCCACGGATGATCAAGGCGCTCGCACAGGACTACTCCAGTCTGGGGCCACGACGGTCCATCGCCGCTCTGATCCCGTCGTTCGCCATCGCACAGACGGCCGTCGCGTTCGGGATTCCGGTGTCGTTCAACGAGATTGTCGTCTCCGCCATCGTCGGCTCCGGCTACGCCGCCGGCGGGAGCGGCGTCTCCCGACGGAAGATGGTGTACACCGTACTGGCGTGGGTGGGATCGCTCGTACTCGCGTTGGGTGTCGGCTACGGCGCGTTCACCGTCGTCGACACGCTCGTCTAGCTCTCGGCCTCGACGCCGGTGTCGTCGTCGACGGCCGTCTCGTCGTAGCCGTCCGTGATCGACACCCGTGCTCGGGTGATCCGGGTGTTGTCGACCCCTTCGATCCGGATGTCCACCCCGTTGAAGCTGATCTCTTCACCCTCCTCCACGAGCCGTCCGGCGCGGTTGAACACGAAGCCGGCCAGGGTCTCGAACTCCTCTCCCTCCGGAAGTTCGATCCCCAACACCTCGTTCACCTCGTCGATGTTCACCTCGCCGCGCACGAGAACGGTGTCGTCGTCGACGAACTCGAACGGCTCGTCTTCGTCACCCTCCAGGATCTCCCCGACGATCTCCTCGGCCATGTCTTCGAGGGTGATGAGCCCCTCCGTCGTCCCGAACTCGTCGATCACGACCACCATCTGGACGCGCGACTCCTGCATCTCCTCCAGGAGGTCGTCGACGTTCTTCGACTCTGGGACGTGGAGCGTCGGCTTCACGACGTCGTCAAGTGCCGGGTTCGCCTCTCCGTAGTAACGCTCCCGGACCAGGTCTCGGATGTTGACGACGCCGATGATGTTGTCCAGTGTGCCCTCGTACACCGGAACCCGTTCGTGGTCCGCCTGGACACACGTCTCGATCGCCTCGTCGACGGTCGCCTCCTTCGAGACGGCGTGGACGTCCAGCCGGGGGGTCATCACTTCCTTGGCGATGGTGCTGTTGAACCGGAAGATCCGTTCCAGCATCTCGCGTTCCTCCTCGTCGATCACACCCTCCCGTTCACCCGTCTGGATCATGTCCTGGATCTCGTCGCGGGTGACGTAGGAGCTCTCGATGGCGGAACGACCGCCGGTGATCTGGTTGACGACCCGCGTGAGGTAGTCGAAGGTGACGATCAACGGGTAGAGGACGTACTCGGACAGCTTCAGCGGCCTGGCGATCCGCAGCGCCCACGACTCCGTGTTCTCCACGGCGTAGCTCTTCGGCGCCGACTCACCGAACAGGAGCACGAGCGCCGTGATCCCGAACGTCGCCGCCAACACCGCCTGCCCCTGGCTCATGAACCGGGCGAACAGGCCGGTGGCGATAGACGACATCGCGATGTTGACGATGTTGTTCCCGACCAGGATCGTCACGAGCAGCCGGTGCGGGTCCTCTTTCAGCTGCTTGACCACGTTGGCGCCGGTCCGACCGTTCTCCACGAGCGCGTCGACGCGGTGGCTCGGGAGCGAGAACATGGCGATCTCCGAGGAGGAGAAGAACGCCGACAGCCCGATCAGGAGCAGGATCGAGAACGCTCCGGCGACGGTGACCGTGGTGTCGTTGATCGGGAGCGTGTCGACTACTCCCCCCAACTGGAGGGTGAACGAGACAGCGAACGCCGACGACAAGTCCATACGACTGTCTGGTTTGCCGTCACCCCGGTTAAGGATTTCCTCTCCTCGACGGCCGTCCCGGCTCCAGGCGGCCGTCTCGCGGCGTGCCGCGGGCGAAGACGTTACGCCTGCGCCCGCCGTACGGAGGGTGATGCCAGCCGACGACCAGATCACCCTGTACCGACTCCAGGCGTGCCCGTTCTGTGAGCGTGTCGTCCGTGCGTTGGACGAACACGGGGTCGCCTACGAGTCGCGGTTCGTCGAACCGATGCACTCCGAGCGCGACGCCGTCGCCCGTCTGACCGGCAAGCGGACCGTCCCGGCGATCGTCGACCCGACGACCGGCGTGACGATGTCGGAGTCCGCCAACATCGTCGACTACGTCGAGGCGACGTACGACGACGGGGGTGCGTGACCGTGGTGGAGTTCGACGTGGTCGACCTCCCGACGACGGACCACCCGACGGTCGGCGACGAGGCGCCCGACTTCACCCGCCCGCTCGTGAACGAAGAGTACTGGGCGGACGCCAGCCTCTCGGAACTGGCCGCCGACGGCCCGGTCGCGCTCGTGTTCTACACCATGGACGGCGCCTTCCCGGCGACGTACATGTGGAACGAGATCCGCGACCGGGAGTGGGGCGACCGCGTCGAGGTGGTCGGCGTCTCCGTCTCCACTCCGTACGCCCACAGCCGACTGATCGAGGAACGCGGGATGGACTACCGACTGTTCTCCGACCCGACCGCCGAGCTCGCGGACACGTACGGCGTCGCCCACGAGCTCGACGGGATGACCGGCGTCACGGAACACCG belongs to Halobaculum sp. MBLA0143 and includes:
- a CDS encoding redoxin domain-containing protein — protein: MVEFDVVDLPTTDHPTVGDEAPDFTRPLVNEEYWADASLSELAADGPVALVFYTMDGAFPATYMWNEIRDREWGDRVEVVGVSVSTPYAHSRLIEERGMDYRLFSDPTAELADTYGVAHELDGMTGVTEHRPAVFLIDEDRTVQYAWVAGEWPEFPDYDEVEAAVAEL
- a CDS encoding glutaredoxin family protein produces the protein MPADDQITLYRLQACPFCERVVRALDEHGVAYESRFVEPMHSERDAVARLTGKRTVPAIVDPTTGVTMSESANIVDYVEATYDDGGA
- a CDS encoding anion permease; its protein translation is MVSAETLGLFVIASVASLFMAWAIGAGSSGSTPFAPAVGANAIGVMRAGLVVGFLGFLGAVLQGANVTEAVGTSLIDGVTITATAAIVGLLTAAILVAVGVFAGYPIATAFTVTGAVVGVGLALGGAPAWSKYTEIATLWVTVPFVGGFAAYATARVLRSDRVPETVAVPLLGALVGAILANVGFTPIGPPGEQASVAAVLGSVIGGGVGSLLVTLVSAALAGGLLRVDLARDETGGQRRFLLALGGLVAFSAGGSQVGLAIGPLVPLLGDGIDLPVIALLAGGGFGLLAGSWTGAPRMIKALAQDYSSLGPRRSIAALIPSFAIAQTAVAFGIPVSFNEIVVSAIVGSGYAAGGSGVSRRKMVYTVLAWVGSLVLALGVGYGAFTVVDTLV
- a CDS encoding hemolysin family protein yields the protein MDLSSAFAVSFTLQLGGVVDTLPINDTTVTVAGAFSILLLIGLSAFFSSSEIAMFSLPSHRVDALVENGRTGANVVKQLKEDPHRLLVTILVGNNIVNIAMSSIATGLFARFMSQGQAVLAATFGITALVLLFGESAPKSYAVENTESWALRIARPLKLSEYVLYPLIVTFDYLTRVVNQITGGRSAIESSYVTRDEIQDMIQTGEREGVIDEEEREMLERIFRFNSTIAKEVMTPRLDVHAVSKEATVDEAIETCVQADHERVPVYEGTLDNIIGVVNIRDLVRERYYGEANPALDDVVKPTLHVPESKNVDDLLEEMQESRVQMVVVIDEFGTTEGLITLEDMAEEIVGEILEGDEDEPFEFVDDDTVLVRGEVNIDEVNEVLGIELPEGEEFETLAGFVFNRAGRLVEEGEEISFNGVDIRIEGVDNTRITRARVSITDGYDETAVDDDTGVEAES
- a CDS encoding TRAM domain-containing protein — encoded protein: MADCPLADECPRYSERIQGMGCSHYGDRGGAEWCASYDMPISDLKSQPLKPGEEVTLDVDDIHESGAGVGKTDDGFIVLVDGVLPPARVTVRIDRVKQNHARAKEVVAEHDPEADDEPTASTDDGDGDDDRDRGRGDDDDRLGSRENFWGA
- a CDS encoding Tfx family DNA-binding protein → MTDDERGGEVPDADELLERAGFDAAANVLTRRQAEVLALRERGLRQSTIADRLGTSRANVSSVEASARDNVARARETVSVAEALTAAVTVEVAAGTDLYEVPDRVYDACDDAGVKVSYTAPDLMKLVSDAAGDAVQGRAVTVALSVSVGQDGGVEVRRSG